One Sporichthyaceae bacterium DNA window includes the following coding sequences:
- a CDS encoding S8 family serine peptidase, translated as MRGRVPFAVLVALTLIATVLLPGSKAPARSVHGELGLSRLATGAVIENSYVVSLRSGDPAAVAADHERLGVHVENVLRSALSGYTGRMSAAQATRVAADSRVARVTPDRVFRSAAQQVPTGVRRVRAPQSSDHAGKGHVRVNSDIAVLDTGVDLKHPDLNVAGGVDCVPGTHSYDDERGHGTHIAGIAAAKDDGSGVVGVAPGARIWAVRVLDDAGDGSLATLICGIDWVTAHASVIKVANMSLVGRDVDRGCNDGGLHQAICRSVAAGVVYTVAAGNEGADAVDFTPASYPEVIAVGALADYDGRPGGRGHEPADCPGGPDDRFANFSDYGAPIALIAPGVCIRSTWMKGGYATLSGTSQAAAHVAGAAALYRSTHPSATPAQVKAALEAAASTDWDTRSAPDHRTYRLLDVSRF; from the coding sequence GTGCGCGGTCGCGTCCCCTTCGCGGTCCTGGTCGCCCTGACTCTGATCGCCACGGTGCTGCTGCCCGGTTCCAAGGCGCCTGCGCGGTCCGTCCACGGCGAACTGGGGCTCTCGCGACTGGCCACCGGCGCGGTCATCGAGAACTCCTACGTGGTCAGCCTGCGCTCCGGCGACCCGGCCGCGGTGGCGGCCGACCACGAGCGCCTGGGCGTGCACGTGGAGAACGTCCTGCGCTCGGCCCTGTCCGGCTACACCGGACGCATGTCCGCGGCACAGGCGACGCGGGTCGCCGCCGACTCCCGGGTCGCCCGGGTGACCCCGGACCGGGTGTTCCGCTCGGCCGCGCAGCAGGTCCCGACCGGGGTGCGGCGGGTGCGGGCCCCGCAGAGTTCCGATCACGCCGGCAAGGGCCACGTCCGCGTGAACTCCGACATCGCCGTCCTCGACACCGGGGTGGACCTCAAGCACCCGGACCTCAACGTGGCCGGCGGCGTCGACTGCGTCCCCGGCACGCACTCCTACGACGACGAACGCGGCCACGGCACCCACATCGCGGGGATCGCGGCCGCGAAGGACGACGGCAGCGGCGTGGTCGGCGTGGCTCCGGGTGCGCGGATCTGGGCCGTGCGGGTGCTTGACGACGCCGGCGACGGCAGCCTCGCCACGCTGATCTGCGGGATCGACTGGGTCACCGCGCATGCGTCGGTGATCAAGGTGGCGAACATGAGCCTGGTCGGGCGCGACGTCGACCGGGGGTGCAACGACGGGGGACTGCACCAGGCCATCTGTCGTTCGGTGGCCGCGGGGGTGGTCTACACGGTGGCCGCCGGCAATGAGGGCGCCGACGCGGTCGACTTCACGCCGGCCTCCTACCCGGAGGTCATCGCGGTCGGTGCGCTGGCCGACTACGACGGGCGCCCGGGCGGGCGGGGGCACGAGCCGGCCGACTGCCCGGGCGGCCCGGACGACCGGTTCGCGAACTTCTCCGACTACGGCGCCCCGATCGCGCTGATCGCGCCGGGCGTGTGCATCCGGTCGACCTGGATGAAGGGCGGCTACGCGACCTTGAGCGGCACGTCGCAGGCCGCGGCCCACGTCGCCGGTGCGGCGGCGCTCTACCGGTCCACACATCCCAGCGCCACGCCGGCGCAGGTCAAGGCGGCGTTGGAGGCCGCGGCCTCGACCGACTGGGACACGCGTTCGGCCCCGGACCACCGGACCTACCGACTGCTGGACGTGTCGCGGTTCTGA
- the cysC gene encoding adenylyl-sulfate kinase, with protein MTPPPGATVWLTGLPSAGKSTIARAAAQRLRAAGRAVEVLDGDEIRTELTADLGFSRDDRITNVRRIGFVAAVLARNGVIALVPVIAPYAVARDAVRAKHDADGSTYLEVHIATPVDECAARDVKGLYAKQRAGELSGLTGVDDPYEVPEKPDLRLDTAGHSLQDSVAAVLGLLAEHGLL; from the coding sequence GTGACGCCGCCTCCGGGTGCCACGGTGTGGCTGACCGGCCTGCCCAGTGCGGGCAAGTCGACGATCGCCCGGGCCGCTGCCCAGCGCTTGCGGGCCGCCGGTCGTGCGGTCGAGGTGCTCGACGGCGACGAGATCCGCACCGAGTTGACCGCCGACCTGGGGTTCAGCCGCGACGACCGCATCACCAACGTCCGGCGGATCGGCTTCGTGGCCGCGGTGCTGGCCCGCAACGGGGTGATCGCACTTGTCCCGGTGATTGCGCCGTACGCGGTGGCGCGCGACGCGGTGCGCGCCAAGCACGACGCCGACGGCAGCACCTACCTCGAGGTCCACATCGCCACGCCGGTGGACGAGTGCGCCGCCCGCGACGTCAAGGGCTTGTACGCCAAGCAACGGGCCGGGGAACTGTCCGGCCTGACCGGGGTGGACGACCCGTACGAGGTGCCGGAGAAGCCGGACCTGCGCCTGGACACCGCCGGCCACAGCCTGCAGGACAGTGTCGCCGCGGTGCTCGGCCTCCTCGCCGAGCACGGCCTGCTTTGA
- a CDS encoding phosphoadenylyl-sulfate reductase, giving the protein MTVVELNLATPGSAPARKRDTRWAEQTEALATRAGVELEDATALEVLRWAADTFGERLAVTSSMADAVVAHLASRVKPGIDVLFLDTGYHFAETIGTRDAVSEVYDVNVINVTPTLSVAGQDAAFGKDLFARDPDRCCALRKVAPLNTAMRDYDAWITGLRRDETPSRANTPVVSWDANRGKVKVCPIARWTADDVDKYVADHGILLNPLLMDGYESIGCRPCTRRTMAGQDARSGRWAGSSKTECGLHT; this is encoded by the coding sequence ATGACTGTTGTCGAACTGAACCTGGCCACCCCCGGGTCGGCGCCCGCTCGTAAGCGCGACACCCGGTGGGCCGAGCAGACCGAGGCGTTGGCCACGAGGGCCGGCGTCGAACTCGAGGACGCCACGGCGCTGGAGGTCCTGCGATGGGCCGCCGACACCTTCGGTGAGCGCCTGGCGGTGACCTCGTCGATGGCCGATGCGGTGGTGGCGCACCTGGCCTCGCGGGTCAAGCCCGGTATCGACGTGCTGTTCCTCGACACCGGCTACCACTTCGCCGAGACCATCGGCACCCGCGACGCGGTATCCGAGGTCTACGACGTCAACGTCATCAACGTGACGCCGACGCTGTCGGTGGCCGGGCAGGACGCCGCGTTCGGCAAGGACCTGTTCGCCCGCGACCCGGACCGCTGCTGCGCGTTGCGCAAGGTCGCCCCGCTGAACACCGCCATGCGCGACTACGACGCATGGATCACCGGATTGCGCCGCGACGAGACGCCGTCGCGCGCGAACACCCCGGTCGTGTCCTGGGATGCCAATCGGGGCAAGGTGAAAGTCTGCCCGATCGCGCGGTGGACTGCGGACGACGTGGACAAGTACGTTGCCGACCACGGCATCCTGCTGAACCCGTTGCTGATGGACGGTTACGAGTCGATCGGATGCCGGCCGTGCACCCGGCGCACCATGGCCGGACAGGACGCCCGCTCGGGGCGTTGGGCCGGCAGTTCGAAGACCGAGTGCGGACTGCACACATGA